The Natrinema pellirubrum DSM 15624 region TATGCCGACGTGGTCCAGTCGGCCAGCGAGAACGCGGTCCCACGGCCGGCGACCGATCTCTGGCCGGAACAGTCGGCGCTGGTCTATCAGGAGGTCAACGCGGCCTACCGCGGCGCGAAAGATCCCGAGACGGCGATGAACGACCTTGCCGAGGAACTCGAACAGAGCGAGGCGGAGGTGACTACCGATGGCGACTGACACAGATACGGACGGGATCGGCGACACTGGACGGCGCCAAGACCGGGAGCGGACCGGCAACGCCGTCGTCAACTGGATGGAGGGACTGAGCGAGGCGGCGTACGCGTACCTGCTGTTACTGCCGGCGTTCGCGCTGTTGACGCTGGTCGCGTTCTACCCGATGCTCCGGACGTTCATCACGTCGCTGCGTGCCGATCAGACGCGAGGGCTGGACCCGCTTGGCGGGTTCGTCGGCATCGAGAACTACGTCGACATCCTCACGGGGAACGCACGGCTGGCCCGGCAGTTCCTCGACGTGGGACTGACCTCGTCGTTTCCCTTCGTCGAACTCGGCACCCCGTTCTTCCAACAGGCGTTGTTCGTCACGCTCGCGTTCGCGGTCATCAGCGTCGTCATGGAGACGGTGATCGGGTTCGGACAGGCCTACGTCCTCGATCAGGACTTCCGGGGACGACGGTGGGTCCGCGTGGCGATCATCCTCCCGTGGGCGGTGCCGATCGTCATCCAGGGAATGATCTTCTTTCTCCTCTTTCAGCCGACGGTCGGGTTCGGCTCCGACCTCATGCAGAGCCTGGGAATCTTCAGCGCGACGCCGCTTGCCAACAGCCGCGACGCCTTCATCATCATCCTCGTAGCCGACATCTGGAAGTCGTCGGCGTTCATGGCCTTGCTGATCCTCGCGGGGCTGCAGAGCGTCGACCGCAGCCTGTACGATGTCGCACGCGTGGCCGGCGCCTCGCCGTGGCAGCGGTTCAAACTCATCACGCTCCCGCTGGTGATGCCGGCCCTGCTCGTCGCGATGTTGTTCCGGACGATGGACGCGATGCGGGTGTTCGGACTGATCGAGTCGACGGCCGGCTGTACGACGGTGCCGTCGCTGACCTGCCTCGTCGTCGAGGCGATGTTCGGCGGCACGCGCATCTACGCGACCGCCGCCGCCGTGGCCTTCGGGACGGCGCTGGTCATCGGCCTGATCATCGGCATCTACCTGCTGCTGTTTCGCGACACCGAAGGAGGGATGTACTGATGTCCGATCCACGAGATACCACCGATCCAAGCGGCATCGACGAGTCGGGAGCCGATCCGCCACGTGATCCGACGCTTCGCCGCCCCGACGGCGGCACACCTGCGAGCGGGTCCGACGACGCCTCGATCCTCAAAGACGGCCGGGACGCGGAACTCGATCGGGGCCCGTTTCAGCAGTGGGTCGCCGACTCCATCGAGAACCCGGACCGGGTCTACCGGGCGATGTTCTACGTCGCCGCGGTCTTTTTCCTCTTTACGACGCTGTTTCCCTTCTACTGGCTGCTCATGGTCGCGCTGACGCCGGAGGGACAGCTCCAGAACATCGTCTTCACGCCGAACGGGTTCAACCCCGGCGCGTTCGTCGAAGTGTTCCAGTTCATCCCCTTCCACGTCTACATGTTCAACAGCTTCGTGATCGCGCTGGCCTCGACGGCCGTCGTCCTCGTCGTCGCCAGCCTCGCCGGCTACGCGTTCGGCCGCCTCGAGTTCCCCGGCCGAACGCCGCTGATGCTGTTAGTGCTGGTGATCTCCTTTTTCCCGCCGGCGGCCTTCTTCATCCCGCTGAACGACCTCTTTAACACCTCCTTTTTCTTCCTCGAGCCGATCACCGGCGACGGGACCCTCTACAACACGCCGTTCGCGCTGGTGACGCCGCTGTCGGCGATCTTCATGCCGCTGGCGATCTTCATCCTCACGACGTTCTACGGACAGATCCCCGACGGGCTGGAGGACGCGGCCCGGGTCGAGGGGACGACGCGACTCGGCGCGCTGTTCCGGGTCATCATCCCGCTCTCGGCCCCCGGCGTCGCAACCGCGGGCGTGTTGACCTTCATCGCCGTCTACAACGAGTTCTTCTTCTCGTTCCTGATGACCGACGGCCAGCCGGAGAACTGGGCACCGATCCTCGACGGGATCCTGGCCTATCAGGGCCAGTACCAGGTCCTGTACCACCTCATGGCCGCCGCGAGCATCCTCGGGGTGATCCCCGTCGCGATCCTCGTGGTGATCGCACAGGAAAAGATCGTGAGCGGACTGACCGCGGGCGCACTCAAAGAGTAACACAATGGCACGAGTACGACTCGAGAACATCACGAAACGGTACGGTGAGGAAACGGCGGTCGACGACATCAGCCTCGAGGTCGAGGACGGCGAGTTCGTCACTTTCGTCGGTCCCTCCGGCTGTGGGAAGTCGACCACAATGGAGACGGTCGCGGGGCTGACCCAGCCCACCGAGGGACGGGTCTACATCGGCGACGACGAGGTCACCGACCTCGCCCCGAAGGACCGCGGGGTCGCGATGGTCTTCCAGAACATCGCCCTGTTCCCGCATATGGACGTCTACGAGAACATCTCCTTCGGGCTGCGGCTCCGGAAGTACGACGACGAGGAGGTCCGCCGTCGCGTCGAGGAAGCGGCCGACATCGTCCAGCTCGAGGGGATGCTCGATCGGATGCCCTCGGAGATGTCCGGTGGCCAGCAACAGCGGGTCGGCATCGCCCGCGCGATCGTGCGCAACCCCGACGTGTTCCTGATGGACGAGCCGCTGGCCAACCTCGACGCGAAGCTACGGGTCCACATGCGGACCGAACTCCAGCGGCTCCATCGGGAGCTGGATGCGACAGTCATCTACGTCACCCACGACCAGGCGGAGGCGATGACGATGTCCAACCGGATCGCCGTGTTGAACGACGGCCGACTCCAGCAGATCGCCGCACCGCTTACCTGTTACAACGAACCCACGAACCTCTTCGTCGCCGGCTTCATCGGCTCGCCCTCGATGAACTTCGTCGAAGGGACGCTCGTCGAGGACGGCCTCGAGACGAACAACTTCACCGTCGGCCTCGATCCCGCACGGCTGTCGGGAGTCGGCGTCGGCGACGCCGTCACCCTCGGTGTCAGACCGGAGGACGTTCACCTGACTCGGTACGCCGACTCGCTGACCGACTCGACCGATCGGATCGGGGCCCGGACCGACGTCCTCGAGCCGATGGGCGACGAGGTCTTCGTCTACCTGTTGCTCTCCGAGGCCGCGGCCGGGTCGATGGAACAGGACCCCGCTACCTCGCCAAATCAGTTGCTGATGAGCGTTACCCCTGATACGGAGATCGAGGCGGGCGAGGACGTCGACGTCGTGTTGGACCGTTCGAAGATCCACCTCTTCGAGACGGCCTCCGGTGACGCCTTGCTCCACGGGTTGACGGACCGATCGGGACGGGAACCGGGGACGACACCGACGGAAGCCGACACCTGATCGGCCCCGCCGATCCGACTCCACCCACTCGTCGTTTGGCGACGGATCGAAGGTCTTCGAGCCCCCATATTCGATATAGCGACTATCGGTGTATCGGATCGAGACGAGACGCTCGCAGCGGCCCCCCAGACAATGACACCTGACCGAACTGACATCCAAACCGGCATCGTCGGCCTCGGAAACATCGGCCAGTACCACGCCGAGCGACTCGTCGACCTCGGCGTCCCGCTGGTCGGTGGCATGGACGTCGCTTCCGAGGCCCGGACACGGTTCGCCCGGCGATACGACGTCGACGTCTACGACGACCACCGGGCGTTATACGACGGCATCGACGCCGTCATCATCACGACCCCGAACAAGTACCACGAGGAGTACGCCGTCGACGCGTTCGAACGCGGGTTACACGTCCTCCTCGAGAAGCCACTGGCCCACTCGATCGACAGCGCCAAGCGGATCGCCGAGGCCGCGGCGGCCTCGGACGGGGTCGGCATGGTCGGGTTCAACAACCGGTTTGCGAACACGGTCCGGATCGTCAAAAACCGCATCGAACGGGGGGACCTCGGCGACGTCACACACATCGAGGCGAACTACGTCCGGCGACGCGGCATCCCCGGACGAGGGTCGTGGTTCACCCGCCGGCAGATCGCCGGCGGCGGTGCGTTGATCGATCTCGGCGTCCACGCGATCGATCTCGCACTGTACCTGCTCGATTACCCCGCAGTCGAGGAGGTGACCGGCGTCGACCGCGGGGAGTTCGGCTCCCGCGAGGAGTACGCCTACCTCGATATGTGGGCCGAGGACGCCGGACCGGGCGGGTTCGACGTCGACGACTCCGCCAGCGCGTTCATCCGCTGTGGGGACAACCGGACCATCTCGCTCGAGGTCGCGTGGGCGACCAACCGGCCGGCCACCCACGAGTTCGTCGCCCGGGGAACCGACGCGGCCGCCCGCTTCGACCTCCTCGAGGGTGATCTCAGCGTCCACTCGGCGAGCAAGGCCGGTCCCGATCACCTCGAGGACACGACAATCGAAGCCCGGCAGAACGACACCCACTCGGACGAACAGCGGGCCTTTTTCGATCGGATCGTCGAGAGCGACAGCGACGCGGTGGGGACGTGCGCCGACAGCGTGCAGGAGGCGCTGACGGTCCAGCGACTCGTCGACGGGATCTACCGCTCGAGCGAGGAGGGACGGACGGTCAGGATCGACGAGTAAAAAGGACCCACAGCCCAGCGGCGAGCGACCGGCCGCCATCGGCTGCCTGCCCCCGTTTTATTCCCTCGGCCGTGGTCGCTGACCTATGCAGATCGGCGTCCACACCCCACCACTGGCCGACGAACAACTCGAGAGTGCGCTACCCTATCTCGACGACCTCGGCGTCGACGCGATCGAACCCGGCGTCGGCGGCCACCCGGGGCAGGATCACCTCGTCCGGTCCGAGTACCTCGACGACGAGACCGCACAGGCCGAACTGGGGGACCTCCTCGAGGAGTGTGACATGGAGATCAGCGCGCTCGCGACCCACAACAACCCGCTCCACCCCGACGACGAGCGGGCCGAAGCGGCCGACACCGAACTCCGGGAGGCGATCCGGCTGGCCGCCCAGCTCGAGGTCGACGCCGTCACCTGTTTCTCTGGGCTGCCCGCGGGCGGGCCGAACGACGAGGTTCCCAACTGGATCACCGCGCCGTGGCCGCCCGAACACGCCGACGCGCTCGAGTACCAGTGGGAGCGAGCGGTCGACTACTGGGACGGGATCGCCGATCACGCGGCCGACCACGGGGTCGACGTCGCGATCGAGATGCATCCGAACATGTTGATCTACGAACCCCACGGGCTGGCACGGCTCCGCGAGGAGACCGGCGAGCGGATCGGTGCGAACTTCGATCCATCCCACCTCTACTGGCAGGGAATCACCATCACCGACGCGATCCGCTATCTGGGCGAGCGCGATGCGATCCACCACGTCCACGCCAAGGACACCAAGATCTACGAGGCGCAGGCCCGCGAGAAAGGGGTGCTGGACACGACCGCCTACGACGACGAACCGAACCGATCGTGGCTCTTCCGGTCGGTCGGCTACGGGCACGGCGAGGCCCACTGGAAGGACATCGTCTCGGCGCTGCGGCTGGTCGGCTACGACGGCACCCTGAGCATCGAACACGAGGACTCGCTGACGAGTTCGCGGGAGGGCCTCGAGAAGGCGATCGAACTGCTCGATCGAGCGATCTTCGAGACACAGCCGGGCGAGGCCTACTGGGCCGACTGAGGCGGCTTACTCCTCGATGGCCCGGCTGACCGACTCGTCGGCGGCCCGATCACGGACCTCGACGCCATCGGCGCGAACAGCGATCTCGTAGCCCTCGTACTCGAGGGAGACCACCGCGTTGCTTTCGGTTCCCGCGGCGGTTCGGAACAGTTCGTCGAGCGCCTCCGGGTTGACCGCGGTAAACAGCGGCTCGTAGGCCGGGGGCTCGATCTCGGTGACATCGACGCCTTCGTGTGCGGCGATCGCCTCGATGATCGCCTGAGAGGGCGGCACCTCTCCAT contains the following coding sequences:
- a CDS encoding carbohydrate ABC transporter permease; its protein translation is MSDPRDTTDPSGIDESGADPPRDPTLRRPDGGTPASGSDDASILKDGRDAELDRGPFQQWVADSIENPDRVYRAMFYVAAVFFLFTTLFPFYWLLMVALTPEGQLQNIVFTPNGFNPGAFVEVFQFIPFHVYMFNSFVIALASTAVVLVVASLAGYAFGRLEFPGRTPLMLLVLVISFFPPAAFFIPLNDLFNTSFFFLEPITGDGTLYNTPFALVTPLSAIFMPLAIFILTTFYGQIPDGLEDAARVEGTTRLGALFRVIIPLSAPGVATAGVLTFIAVYNEFFFSFLMTDGQPENWAPILDGILAYQGQYQVLYHLMAAASILGVIPVAILVVIAQEKIVSGLTAGALKE
- a CDS encoding HalOD1 output domain-containing protein, coding for MSSPDEPSTPNGEVPPSQAIIEAIAAHEGVDVTEIEPPAYEPLFTAVNPEALDELFRTAAGTESNAVVSLEYEGYEIAVRADGVEVRDRAADESVSRAIEE
- a CDS encoding ABC transporter ATP-binding protein, giving the protein MARVRLENITKRYGEETAVDDISLEVEDGEFVTFVGPSGCGKSTTMETVAGLTQPTEGRVYIGDDEVTDLAPKDRGVAMVFQNIALFPHMDVYENISFGLRLRKYDDEEVRRRVEEAADIVQLEGMLDRMPSEMSGGQQQRVGIARAIVRNPDVFLMDEPLANLDAKLRVHMRTELQRLHRELDATVIYVTHDQAEAMTMSNRIAVLNDGRLQQIAAPLTCYNEPTNLFVAGFIGSPSMNFVEGTLVEDGLETNNFTVGLDPARLSGVGVGDAVTLGVRPEDVHLTRYADSLTDSTDRIGARTDVLEPMGDEVFVYLLLSEAAAGSMEQDPATSPNQLLMSVTPDTEIEAGEDVDVVLDRSKIHLFETASGDALLHGLTDRSGREPGTTPTEADT
- a CDS encoding Gfo/Idh/MocA family protein, which produces MTPDRTDIQTGIVGLGNIGQYHAERLVDLGVPLVGGMDVASEARTRFARRYDVDVYDDHRALYDGIDAVIITTPNKYHEEYAVDAFERGLHVLLEKPLAHSIDSAKRIAEAAAASDGVGMVGFNNRFANTVRIVKNRIERGDLGDVTHIEANYVRRRGIPGRGSWFTRRQIAGGGALIDLGVHAIDLALYLLDYPAVEEVTGVDRGEFGSREEYAYLDMWAEDAGPGGFDVDDSASAFIRCGDNRTISLEVAWATNRPATHEFVARGTDAAARFDLLEGDLSVHSASKAGPDHLEDTTIEARQNDTHSDEQRAFFDRIVESDSDAVGTCADSVQEALTVQRLVDGIYRSSEEGRTVRIDE
- a CDS encoding sugar phosphate isomerase/epimerase family protein, yielding MQIGVHTPPLADEQLESALPYLDDLGVDAIEPGVGGHPGQDHLVRSEYLDDETAQAELGDLLEECDMEISALATHNNPLHPDDERAEAADTELREAIRLAAQLEVDAVTCFSGLPAGGPNDEVPNWITAPWPPEHADALEYQWERAVDYWDGIADHAADHGVDVAIEMHPNMLIYEPHGLARLREETGERIGANFDPSHLYWQGITITDAIRYLGERDAIHHVHAKDTKIYEAQAREKGVLDTTAYDDEPNRSWLFRSVGYGHGEAHWKDIVSALRLVGYDGTLSIEHEDSLTSSREGLEKAIELLDRAIFETQPGEAYWAD
- a CDS encoding carbohydrate ABC transporter permease, which codes for MATDTDTDGIGDTGRRQDRERTGNAVVNWMEGLSEAAYAYLLLLPAFALLTLVAFYPMLRTFITSLRADQTRGLDPLGGFVGIENYVDILTGNARLARQFLDVGLTSSFPFVELGTPFFQQALFVTLAFAVISVVMETVIGFGQAYVLDQDFRGRRWVRVAIILPWAVPIVIQGMIFFLLFQPTVGFGSDLMQSLGIFSATPLANSRDAFIIILVADIWKSSAFMALLILAGLQSVDRSLYDVARVAGASPWQRFKLITLPLVMPALLVAMLFRTMDAMRVFGLIESTAGCTTVPSLTCLVVEAMFGGTRIYATAAAVAFGTALVIGLIIGIYLLLFRDTEGGMY